The DNA segment GCATTTTCTCCAACCTGTAAAAAGAGCAATTTGCAGGCGGGAACCTGCAAATTGCTCTTAAGTAGCGTATAGCCAAGGGTGAACTTATATTAGTCTCTAAACTACATTATGTTGGTAATATATCATAGATTAATATATTTGTCAAGTCTTTTGCTGCTTATTGGATAATATTATTATTAATTGGCTGGAGGTGATTTATTCGATTAGAGTAGACGCATAGTATTTATCGCCGGCAATAGGTTGGTGGGGTGGGTAAAAACAAGATGCCAGCCTTGTAAAATTGTCGCTGCTTTAGTAATATATGGTTGACTGAAATATAGAATAACCAAAGAAAATAATTAGATGCCTGCAAGAAATTCGGAGATAGACACCTGTAGGGTGATAAATGCGGACGGGCTTAATGGGCTCCCATGACCGATAGACAACTCGCCACGGGGCTGGTGGAAGTATTCACCGGCAGCGGCAAGGGAAAGACCTCTGCGGCACTGGGGATGGTGCTACGTGCCCTGGGGCATGGGCTTAGAGTGCACGTCATTTTCTTTATGAAGGGCAATTATCCATATGGCGAGCGGAATATGTTGCCCCGATTACAAAATGTTAGCTTCCAGAGTTTTGGGCATGAGAACTTCGTCGATCCAAATAATGTTAAAAAGGAGGAAAGGGAACAGGCAAGTGAAGCGCTTCAGG comes from the Dehalococcoidia bacterium genome and includes:
- the cobO gene encoding cob(I)yrinic acid a,c-diamide adenosyltransferase, producing the protein MTDRQLATGLVEVFTGSGKGKTSAALGMVLRALGHGLRVHVIFFMKGNYPYGERNMLPRLQNVSFQSFGHENFVDPNNVKKEEREQASEALQAARESIASGKFDLVVLDEVNVAVAWKLINIEELLELIQEKPHNVELILTGRYADQRLIEKADLVTEMVEVKHPYKKGIKARKGIEY